From one Streptomyces sp. N50 genomic stretch:
- a CDS encoding 4-hydroxybenzoate 3-monooxygenase — MRTTVGIIGAGPAGLLLARLLHNAGIDSVVLESRDREYVEHRQRAGILEQGTVDVLRAAGAGERMDREGLRHDGIELRFDRQRHRVDFPALTGGRSVTVYAQTEVCKDLIALQLADGGPLLFEAEALAVEGADTDRPRVRFRYQGREDVLDCDYVVGCDGFWGVARNAIPTDLTRVFERSYPYAWLGILADVAPSHDELVYARHERGFALLSMRSPSVSRLYLQVEEGADAEGWSDDDIWAELERRFETEDGWKLDRGPITQKSVTPMRSYVHEPMRYGRLFLAGDAAHIVPPTGAKGLNLAVGDVVTFARALTYKKETGGEARLDDYSATCLRRVWQAERFSYDMTSLLHRAPDATAFEGRLQLARLERIASSRAAETDLAEAYTGFPFGEQGQEQGRERG; from the coding sequence ATGCGTACCACCGTCGGCATCATCGGAGCCGGCCCCGCCGGGCTCCTCCTCGCCCGGCTGCTGCACAACGCCGGGATCGACTCGGTCGTGCTGGAGAGCCGGGACCGGGAGTACGTCGAGCACCGGCAGCGCGCCGGGATCCTGGAGCAGGGCACGGTCGACGTGCTGCGCGCGGCCGGCGCCGGTGAGCGCATGGACCGGGAGGGGCTGCGGCACGACGGGATCGAGCTGCGGTTCGACCGGCAGCGGCACCGGGTGGACTTCCCGGCCCTCACCGGCGGCCGTAGCGTCACGGTCTACGCGCAGACCGAGGTGTGCAAGGACCTGATCGCCCTCCAACTCGCCGACGGAGGACCGCTGTTGTTCGAGGCGGAGGCCTTGGCGGTGGAGGGCGCGGACACCGACCGCCCCCGCGTCCGCTTCCGGTACCAGGGCCGCGAGGACGTCCTCGACTGCGACTACGTCGTCGGATGCGACGGCTTCTGGGGCGTCGCCCGCAACGCCATCCCCACCGACCTCACCCGCGTCTTCGAGCGCTCGTACCCCTACGCCTGGCTCGGCATCCTCGCCGACGTAGCGCCCTCCCACGACGAGCTGGTCTACGCCCGCCACGAGCGCGGCTTCGCCCTCCTCTCGATGCGCTCCCCGTCCGTCTCCCGTCTCTACCTCCAGGTGGAGGAGGGCGCGGACGCGGAGGGCTGGAGCGACGACGACATCTGGGCCGAGCTGGAGCGCCGGTTCGAGACGGAGGACGGCTGGAAACTCGACCGCGGACCCATCACCCAGAAGTCCGTCACCCCGATGCGTTCGTACGTCCACGAGCCCATGCGGTACGGACGGCTCTTCCTCGCCGGGGACGCCGCGCACATCGTCCCGCCGACCGGAGCGAAGGGCCTGAACCTCGCCGTCGGCGACGTCGTCACCTTCGCGAGGGCGCTGACGTACAAGAAGGAGACGGGCGGCGAGGCGCGGCTCGACGACTACTCCGCCACCTGTCTGCGGCGGGTGTGGCAGGCCGAGCGGTTCTCCTACGACATGACGAGCCTCCTGCACCGCGCGCCCGACGCGACGGCCTTCGAGGGGCGGCTCCAGCTGGCCCGGCTGGAGCGGATCGCGAGCTCGCGGGCGGCCGAGACGGATCTTGCCGAGGCGTACACCGGGTTCCCGTTCGGTGAACAGGGACAGGAGCAGGGACGGGAACGGGGATAA
- a CDS encoding class I SAM-dependent methyltransferase has protein sequence MAVYDTLGTTYARTRRPDPRVAARIRAALGDAEDVIDVGAGTGSYEPPHTLLAVEPSRIMLAQRPPGSAPAVRAVAERLPLRDNAADAVMALLTVHHWTDLAAGLAELRRVARRRVVVLTWDQRVFRERFWLVRDYLPQAAAYDDTRAVPPERLAALLGGARTEPVPVPHDCTDGFGAAYWRRPHAYLDPQVRAGISMLAQTGDDALAPGLTRLADDLATGHWHERYADLLPRDTLDVGYRLLVADL, from the coding sequence ATGGCCGTCTACGACACGCTCGGCACGACGTATGCCAGGACCCGGCGCCCGGACCCACGCGTCGCCGCGCGGATCCGGGCCGCGCTCGGGGACGCGGAGGACGTGATCGACGTGGGCGCGGGCACCGGCTCCTACGAACCGCCGCACACGCTGCTCGCCGTGGAACCCAGCCGGATCATGCTCGCCCAGCGCCCGCCCGGATCGGCGCCCGCAGTCCGCGCGGTGGCCGAACGCCTGCCGCTGCGCGACAACGCCGCCGACGCCGTCATGGCGCTGCTGACCGTCCACCACTGGACCGACCTCGCGGCGGGTCTCGCCGAACTCCGCCGGGTCGCGCGCCGCCGCGTCGTCGTCCTGACCTGGGACCAGCGGGTCTTCCGCGAACGGTTCTGGCTCGTCCGCGACTACCTCCCCCAGGCGGCGGCCTACGACGACACCCGCGCCGTCCCGCCCGAACGCCTGGCCGCACTGCTCGGCGGAGCGCGGACGGAGCCCGTCCCGGTCCCGCACGACTGCACGGACGGCTTCGGCGCGGCCTACTGGCGCCGCCCCCACGCCTACCTCGACCCCCAGGTACGCGCCGGCATCTCGATGCTCGCCCAGACCGGAGACGACGCCCTCGCCCCCGGCCTGACGAGACTCGCCGACGACCTCGCGACGGGCCACTGGCACGAGCGGTACGCCGACCTGCTCCCCCGCGACACCCTCGACGTCGGCTACCGGCTCCTGGTCGCAGACCTCTGA
- a CDS encoding class I SAM-dependent methyltransferase — translation MADAALRLKSLFEQLLGTPIPLRIRAWDGSEAGPPDAPTLVVRNRRALRRLLWKPGELGMARAWVSGDLGIEGDLYAALDAMSELVWERGEDARTLAQALRDPDVRSAVRGLVKLAGLPLPPAPPPEEVRRSRAHLHTKRTDKRAISHHYDVGNDFYEIVLGPSMVYSCAYWESPDGTLEDAQRDKLELICRKLELTPGQRLLDVGCGWGSMAIHAAREYGVSVVGVTLSQEQAAYARKRVAGEGLTDKVEIRVQDYRDVTDGPYDAISSIGMAEHVGTERYLEYARDLFGLLRPGGRLLNHQIARRPWQDESAYDIDEFIDAYVFPDGELAPIGTTVTQLESAGFEVRDVESIREHYALTLRRWVANLEAEWARAAKLAGVGRARVWRLYMAASALAFERNRIGVNQVLAVRTPDGGNSGMALRARTWN, via the coding sequence ATGGCTGATGCCGCGCTGCGGCTCAAATCCCTCTTCGAACAGCTACTGGGAACCCCCATCCCGCTGCGCATCCGCGCCTGGGACGGTTCCGAGGCAGGACCGCCCGATGCGCCGACCTTGGTCGTACGCAATCGCCGTGCCCTGCGCCGACTCCTGTGGAAGCCCGGCGAACTGGGCATGGCCCGCGCCTGGGTCTCCGGCGACCTGGGCATCGAGGGCGACCTGTACGCCGCCCTCGACGCGATGTCCGAGCTGGTGTGGGAGCGCGGCGAGGACGCCCGCACCCTCGCCCAGGCCCTGCGCGACCCCGACGTGCGGTCCGCCGTACGCGGACTGGTCAAGCTCGCCGGACTCCCGCTGCCGCCCGCCCCTCCCCCCGAGGAGGTCCGCCGCAGCCGGGCCCACCTCCACACCAAACGCACCGACAAGCGCGCCATCAGCCACCACTACGACGTCGGCAACGACTTCTACGAGATCGTCCTCGGCCCCTCGATGGTCTACTCGTGCGCCTACTGGGAGTCCCCGGACGGCACGTTGGAGGACGCCCAGCGCGACAAGCTCGAACTCATCTGCCGCAAGCTGGAGTTGACGCCGGGTCAGCGACTCCTCGACGTCGGCTGCGGCTGGGGTTCGATGGCGATCCACGCGGCCCGCGAGTACGGCGTGAGCGTGGTCGGCGTGACCCTCTCCCAGGAACAGGCGGCCTACGCCCGTAAGCGCGTCGCGGGCGAGGGACTCACCGACAAGGTGGAGATCCGGGTACAGGACTACCGGGACGTCACCGACGGACCCTACGACGCCATCTCCTCCATCGGCATGGCCGAACACGTGGGCACCGAGCGGTACTTGGAGTACGCCAGGGACCTCTTCGGCTTGCTCAGACCGGGCGGGCGGCTGCTGAACCACCAGATCGCCCGCCGCCCCTGGCAGGACGAATCGGCGTACGACATCGACGAGTTCATCGACGCGTACGTCTTCCCCGACGGTGAACTCGCCCCGATCGGCACCACCGTGACCCAGCTGGAGAGTGCCGGGTTCGAGGTGCGGGACGTCGAGTCGATCCGCGAGCACTACGCGCTCACCCTGCGCCGCTGGGTCGCCAACCTGGAGGCCGAGTGGGCACGCGCGGCCAAGCTCGCCGGGGTCGGCCGGGCCCGCGTCTGGCGCCTGTACATGGCGGCCTCCGCGCTCGCCTTCGAGCGCAACCGCATCGGCGTCAACCAGGTCCTGGCCGTGCGCACCCCGGACGGCGGGAACTCCGGGATGGCGTTGCGCGCCCGCACCTGGAACTGA
- a CDS encoding DUF501 domain-containing protein, whose product MEKPPPSTPRTEPTDADVEAFKQQLGRPPRGLRAIAHRCPCGQPDVVETAPRLPDGTPFPTTYYLTCPRAASAIGTLEANGVMKEMTERLRTDPELAAAYRAAHEDYIARRDAIEVLEGFPSAGGMPDRVKCLHVLVGHSLAAGPGVNPLGDEALAMLPEWWAKGPCVTVTKEYEK is encoded by the coding sequence ATGGAAAAGCCCCCGCCGTCCACTCCGCGCACCGAGCCCACCGACGCGGACGTCGAGGCCTTCAAGCAGCAGCTCGGGCGTCCGCCGCGCGGGCTGCGCGCGATCGCACACCGTTGCCCGTGCGGCCAGCCGGACGTGGTGGAGACGGCCCCCCGCCTCCCCGACGGCACCCCCTTCCCGACGACGTACTACCTCACGTGCCCGCGCGCCGCCTCGGCGATCGGCACGCTGGAGGCCAACGGCGTCATGAAGGAGATGACGGAGCGGCTGCGGACGGACCCGGAACTCGCCGCCGCGTACCGCGCAGCCCACGAGGACTACATCGCGCGCCGTGACGCCATCGAGGTCCTGGAGGGCTTCCCGAGCGCGGGCGGCATGCCGGACCGGGTGAAGTGCCTGCACGTCCTGGTGGGCCACTCCCTGGCCGCGGGCCCGGGCGTCAACCCGCTGGGCGACGAGGCGCTCGCGATGCTGCCGGAGTGGTGGGCCAAGGGGCCGTGCGTGACGGTGACGAAGGAGTACGAGAAGTGA
- a CDS encoding ABC transporter permease encodes MFRTALRNVLAHKARLLMTVLAVMLGVAFVSGTLVFTNTISNAFQNSSAKGFDQVDVAVQPKSQDDKGDTVGKTPELTQAMLDTSAKVPGAASATGVVNGFTAIADKKGKLIGGGFQSEGGNYWGSKDARYPLTSGAAPHGSDQVAIDSETAKRAGYKVGDTVRLSVDGPVLTPKITGIFTTDDGNVAAGGSLALFDTATAQKLFGKAGTYDEIDVKAAAGTSQAALKAQLDGALPKGLTETTTAKKLADDQAEAIASSMSGLKSGLLVFAGIALFVGTFIIANTFTMLVAQRTKELALLRAVGASRRQVTRSVLLEAFVVGAVAAVAGLLAGIGIGAGLRGLMGTIGATVPDGPLVITSNTVLSALAVGILITMLAAWLPGRRAAKIPPVAAMSSLHAAATTKSLVLRNTLGALFSGAGIAVVIAATSMNGSDGQAPMGFGAVLLIIGVFILTPLLSRPLIAASAPVLRIFGISGKLARQNSVRNPRRTAATASALMIGLTLITGMTVMAGSLQQAIDKMASSAISADYIVSMANGNSLSPDVDKALTTTSGITASSPLRNAPSRIDGKTEFLTGVNGSAITKLTDLKVDSGTFKVAGTQVVVDDDTAKSYGWKAGSTFTTHYEDGKAQQLTVSAVYEGNALIRGIMLDNATLAPHQTDPADMQILVKTADGASSSTKDKLEKALGSNPAVKVQDKKDLSDSIAQVFTLILNMVYGLLAMAVIVAVIGVINTLAMSVFERSQEIGMLRAIGLDRKGIKRMVRLESLVISLFGGVLGIGLGVFFGWAAGELIGAKMATYELVIPWARMALFLLLAGTVGVLAALWPARRAAKLNMLSAIKSE; translated from the coding sequence ATGTTCCGTACCGCCTTGCGCAACGTACTCGCGCACAAGGCCCGGCTCCTCATGACCGTGCTCGCCGTGATGCTCGGCGTCGCGTTCGTGTCGGGGACCCTGGTCTTCACCAACACCATCTCGAACGCCTTCCAGAACAGCTCGGCCAAGGGCTTCGACCAGGTCGACGTGGCCGTCCAGCCCAAGTCCCAGGACGACAAGGGCGACACGGTCGGCAAGACGCCCGAGCTGACCCAGGCCATGCTCGACACCAGCGCCAAGGTGCCGGGGGCCGCGTCCGCGACCGGGGTCGTCAACGGCTTCACCGCCATCGCCGACAAGAAGGGCAAGCTCATCGGCGGCGGCTTCCAGTCCGAGGGCGGGAACTACTGGGGCAGCAAGGACGCCCGGTATCCCCTCACCTCCGGTGCCGCGCCGCACGGCAGCGACCAGGTCGCCATCGACTCCGAGACCGCCAAGCGCGCCGGGTACAAGGTCGGCGACACCGTGCGTCTGTCGGTCGATGGGCCGGTCCTGACCCCCAAGATCACCGGCATCTTCACCACCGACGACGGCAACGTCGCCGCCGGCGGCAGCCTCGCCCTCTTCGACACCGCGACCGCGCAGAAGCTGTTCGGCAAGGCGGGGACGTACGACGAGATCGACGTGAAGGCCGCGGCCGGGACCAGTCAGGCCGCGCTGAAGGCGCAGCTGGACGGCGCTCTGCCGAAGGGCCTCACCGAGACCACCACCGCGAAGAAGCTCGCCGACGACCAGGCCGAGGCGATCGCCTCGTCGATGAGCGGGCTGAAGTCGGGGCTGCTGGTCTTCGCGGGCATCGCGCTCTTCGTCGGCACCTTCATCATCGCCAACACCTTCACCATGCTGGTCGCCCAACGCACCAAGGAACTGGCCCTGTTGCGCGCCGTCGGCGCCTCGCGCCGGCAGGTCACGCGGTCGGTGCTCCTTGAGGCGTTCGTGGTCGGCGCGGTCGCCGCGGTGGCCGGTCTGCTCGCCGGTATCGGCATCGGCGCCGGGCTGCGCGGCCTGATGGGCACGATCGGCGCGACCGTCCCGGACGGCCCGCTGGTCATCACCTCGAACACGGTGCTGAGCGCCCTCGCGGTCGGCATCCTCATCACGATGCTCGCCGCCTGGCTGCCCGGCCGCCGCGCCGCGAAGATCCCGCCGGTCGCCGCGATGAGCAGCCTGCACGCGGCGGCCACCACCAAGTCCCTCGTCCTGCGCAACACGCTCGGCGCGCTGTTCTCCGGCGCGGGCATCGCGGTCGTCATCGCGGCCACGTCGATGAACGGTTCGGACGGCCAGGCGCCCATGGGATTCGGCGCCGTCCTCCTCATCATCGGTGTGTTCATCCTGACCCCGCTGCTGTCCCGCCCGCTGATCGCGGCCTCGGCGCCGGTCCTGCGGATCTTCGGGATCTCCGGCAAGCTGGCCCGCCAGAACTCGGTGCGCAACCCGCGCCGTACGGCCGCCACGGCCTCCGCGCTGATGATCGGCCTCACCCTCATCACCGGCATGACGGTGATGGCGGGCAGCCTCCAGCAGGCGATCGACAAGATGGCCTCGTCCGCGATCAGCGCCGACTACATCGTCTCGATGGCGAACGGCAACTCGCTCTCCCCGGACGTCGACAAGGCCCTCACCACCACGTCCGGCATCACCGCCAGCAGCCCGCTGCGCAACGCCCCTTCGCGCATCGACGGCAAGACCGAGTTCCTGACCGGCGTCAACGGCTCCGCGATCACCAAGCTCACCGACCTCAAGGTCGACAGCGGCACCTTCAAGGTCGCCGGCACGCAGGTGGTCGTGGACGACGACACGGCCAAGTCCTATGGCTGGAAGGCCGGTTCGACCTTCACCACGCACTACGAGGACGGCAAGGCGCAGCAGCTCACCGTCTCCGCGGTCTACGAGGGCAACGCGCTGATCCGCGGCATCATGCTCGACAACGCGACGCTCGCCCCGCACCAGACCGACCCGGCCGACATGCAGATCCTGGTCAAGACCGCTGACGGGGCGTCGAGTTCGACGAAGGACAAGCTGGAGAAGGCCCTGGGCTCCAACCCGGCGGTCAAGGTCCAGGACAAGAAGGACCTCTCCGACAGCATCGCGCAGGTCTTCACGCTCATCCTCAACATGGTCTACGGCCTGCTCGCCATGGCGGTGATCGTCGCGGTCATCGGGGTCATCAACACCCTTGCCATGTCGGTCTTCGAGCGCTCCCAGGAGATCGGGATGCTGCGCGCGATCGGCCTCGACCGCAAGGGCATCAAGCGGATGGTCCGCCTGGAGTCCCTGGTCATCTCGCTCTTCGGCGGGGTGCTCGGCATCGGTCTCGGCGTGTTCTTCGGCTGGGCGGCGGGCGAGTTGATCGGCGCGAAGATGGCGACCTACGAACTCGTCATCCCCTGGGCCCGGATGGCGCTCTTCCTGCTCCTCGCGGGCACGGTCGGCGTCCTGGCCGCACTGTGGCCGGCCCGGCGCGCGGCGAAGCTGAACATGCTGTCGGCCATCAAGTCCGAGTAG
- a CDS encoding Ppx/GppA phosphatase family protein: MTRVAAVDCGTNSIRLLVADVDPATGQLVDLDRRMTIVRLGQGVDKTGRLAPEALERTFAACRDYAAIIKELGAERLRFVATSASRDASNRDDFVRGVLDILGVEPEVITGDEEAELSFTGATAELAGRDDLALAKPYLVVDIGGGSTEFVVGDDAVRAARSVNIGCVRMTERHLVRDGKVTDPPTPDQITAMRADIEAALDLAEQTVPLREARTLVGLAGSVTTVSAIAQNLPEYDTEAIHHSRVSYDRVREITESLLRSTHAERAAIPSMHPGRVDVIGAGALVLLSIMERVGASEVVVSEHDILDGIAFKAAEEAGAGKAP, encoded by the coding sequence GTGACCCGGGTCGCCGCCGTCGACTGCGGTACGAACTCGATCCGCCTCCTCGTCGCCGACGTGGACCCGGCGACAGGCCAACTCGTCGACCTGGACCGGCGGATGACGATCGTGCGCCTCGGCCAGGGTGTGGACAAGACCGGCCGGCTGGCCCCCGAGGCGCTGGAACGCACCTTCGCCGCCTGCCGCGACTACGCGGCGATCATCAAGGAACTCGGCGCCGAACGCCTCCGCTTCGTGGCCACGTCCGCCTCCCGCGACGCCTCGAACCGCGACGACTTCGTCCGCGGGGTCCTGGACATCCTCGGCGTCGAGCCGGAGGTGATCACGGGCGACGAGGAGGCGGAACTCTCCTTCACCGGCGCGACGGCGGAACTGGCCGGCCGGGACGACCTGGCCCTCGCCAAGCCCTACCTGGTCGTGGACATCGGCGGCGGCTCCACGGAGTTCGTGGTCGGCGACGACGCCGTCCGCGCCGCCCGCTCCGTGAACATCGGCTGCGTCCGCATGACCGAGCGCCACCTGGTCCGCGACGGCAAGGTCACCGACCCGCCCACCCCGGACCAGATCACGGCGATGCGCGCCGACATCGAGGCCGCCCTCGACCTCGCCGAACAGACGGTCCCCCTCCGCGAGGCCCGCACCCTGGTCGGCCTGGCCGGCTCGGTCACCACGGTCTCGGCGATCGCCCAGAACCTCCCCGAGTACGACACGGAGGCCATCCACCACTCCCGCGTCTCCTACGACCGCGTCCGCGAGATCACGGAGTCCCTGCTCCGCTCCACCCACGCCGAACGCGCCGCCATCCCCTCCATGCACCCGGGCCGCGTCGACGTCATCGGCGCGGGCGCCCTCGTCCTCCTCTCGATCATGGAGCGGGTCGGGGCCAGCGAGGTCGTGGTGAGCGAGCACGACATCCTGGACGGAATCGCGTTCAAGGCGGCGGAAGAGGCCGGGGCGGGCAAGGCCCCCTGA
- a CDS encoding ABC transporter ATP-binding protein has protein sequence MTTTPIAERTTSVAARATDLSKIYGQGETQVVALDRVSIAFRQAEFTAIMGPSGSGKSTLMHCVAGLDTFSSGSVRIGDTELGSLKDKQLTKLRRDKIGFIFQAFNLLPTLTALENITLPMDIAGRKPDKQWLDSVITMIGLADRLKHRPSQLSGGQQQRVAVARALASRPDIIFGDEPTGNLDSRSGAEVLGFLRNSVRELGQTVVMVTHDPVAAAYADRVVFLADGRIVDEVYEPTADSVLDRMKQFDAKGRTS, from the coding sequence GTGACCACCACTCCCATCGCCGAACGGACCACCTCCGTGGCCGCGCGCGCCACGGATCTTTCCAAGATCTACGGACAGGGCGAGACCCAGGTGGTCGCCCTCGACCGGGTCTCCATCGCCTTCCGGCAGGCCGAGTTCACCGCGATCATGGGCCCCTCGGGGTCCGGCAAGTCCACGCTGATGCACTGCGTCGCCGGTCTGGACACCTTCTCCTCCGGTTCCGTGCGCATCGGTGACACCGAGCTGGGCTCCCTGAAGGACAAGCAGCTCACGAAGTTGCGCCGGGACAAGATCGGTTTCATCTTCCAGGCGTTCAACCTGCTGCCGACGCTGACGGCCCTGGAGAACATCACGCTCCCGATGGACATCGCGGGCCGCAAGCCGGACAAGCAGTGGCTGGACTCGGTGATCACGATGATCGGCCTCGCCGACCGGCTGAAGCACCGGCCCTCCCAGCTCTCCGGCGGCCAGCAGCAACGCGTCGCCGTGGCACGCGCGTTGGCCTCCCGCCCCGACATCATCTTCGGCGACGAGCCGACCGGAAACCTGGACTCGCGCTCCGGCGCCGAGGTGCTGGGCTTCCTCCGCAACTCCGTACGGGAGCTGGGCCAGACGGTGGTCATGGTCACCCACGACCCGGTGGCCGCGGCCTACGCGGACCGGGTGGTCTTCCTCGCGGACGGCCGCATCGTCGACGAGGTCTACGAGCCGACGGCGGACTCGGTGCTCGACCGCATGAAGCAGTTCGATGCCAAGGGCCGCACCAGCTAG
- a CDS encoding zinc-binding dehydrogenase has translation MTSSPSTMRAVQLSGPGPVENLRLITLPLPPERDGWVRIRVEAFGVNRSELKLRLGVSEGVSFPRVPGIEATGTVDAAPAGSGLAPGQKVVAMMGDMGRTYDGGYAEYTSVPLAQVIPVQTELPWEVLGALPEMVQTAYGSLTVGLDLQPGQSLLIRGGTSSVGLAAAALARRRGATVLSTTRRPDRLALLKERGVDHPLLDTGEVTSAVRELYPDGVDAALDLVGTPTLQDTLRTVRVHGTACFGGSLSNQWTVRDFSPNEYLPRGVRLAGYFGDASDLSPAVFQDILDAVAAGQLAFPVDRVYHGLEQVPLAHGDMEHNRATGKLVVRVRPS, from the coding sequence ATGACGTCCTCGCCGAGCACCATGCGTGCCGTCCAGCTCTCCGGCCCCGGCCCCGTGGAGAACCTGCGGCTGATCACGCTCCCGCTGCCGCCCGAGCGGGACGGGTGGGTGCGTATCCGGGTGGAGGCCTTCGGGGTCAACCGGTCGGAGTTGAAGCTGCGGCTGGGGGTGAGCGAGGGCGTCAGCTTCCCGCGGGTGCCGGGCATCGAGGCCACGGGGACCGTCGACGCGGCCCCGGCCGGCAGTGGGCTGGCTCCCGGGCAGAAGGTCGTCGCGATGATGGGAGACATGGGGCGGACCTACGACGGCGGGTACGCCGAGTACACGTCCGTGCCGCTGGCGCAGGTGATCCCCGTCCAGACCGAGCTGCCCTGGGAGGTGCTGGGCGCGCTGCCGGAGATGGTGCAGACGGCCTACGGCTCGCTCACCGTCGGGCTGGATCTGCAGCCGGGGCAGTCCCTGCTGATCCGGGGCGGTACCTCCTCCGTGGGCTTGGCCGCCGCCGCGCTGGCCCGCCGGCGTGGCGCCACGGTGCTGTCCACCACCCGGCGCCCCGATCGGCTGGCTCTGCTGAAGGAGCGGGGCGTCGACCACCCTCTCCTCGACACCGGCGAAGTGACGTCCGCCGTACGGGAGTTGTACCCGGACGGTGTCGACGCCGCCCTCGACCTCGTCGGCACCCCGACCCTCCAGGACACCCTGCGCACGGTCCGCGTCCACGGCACGGCCTGCTTCGGCGGCAGCCTCTCCAACCAGTGGACGGTGCGGGACTTCTCCCCGAACGAGTACCTGCCGAGGGGAGTTCGCCTCGCGGGCTACTTCGGCGACGCGTCCGACCTGTCCCCCGCGGTCTTCCAGGACATCCTCGACGCGGTCGCCGCCGGCCAACTCGCCTTCCCTGTCGACCGGGTGTACCACGGCCTGGAGCAAGTACCGCTGGCCCACGGGGACATGGAGCACAACCGGGCCACGGGGAAGCTGGTGGTCCGCGTCCGCCCTTCCTAG
- a CDS encoding NAD(P)/FAD-dependent oxidoreductase, with translation MSTTERPRILVVGGGYVGLYAARRILKKMRYGEATVTVVDPRSYMTYQPFLPEAAAGSISPRHVVVPLRRVLPKAEVLTGRVTTIDQDRKVATIAPLVGEAYELPFDYLVIAMGAVSRTFPIPGLAEQGIGMKGIEESIGLRNHVLEQLDKADSTTDEEIRRKALTFVFVGGGFAGAETIGEVEDMARDAAKYYTNVSREDMRFVLVDAADKILPEVGPKLGLYGKEHLESRGIEIYLSTSMDSCVDGHVVLKNGLEVDSNTIVWTAGVKPNPVLSRFGLPLGPRGHVDAQPTLQVTGTDYVWAAGDNAQVPDIAARKAGVENAWCPPNAQHALRQAKVLGDNVISGMRGFPQKEYSHANKGAVAGLGLHKGVAMIVMGKVKIKVKGRLAWYMHRGYHGLAMPTWNRKIRVFADWTLAMFLKREVVSLGAMENPREEFYEAAKPAPAPAAAAKSEEKAKAS, from the coding sequence ATGAGCACCACGGAGCGTCCCAGGATCCTCGTAGTAGGCGGTGGGTACGTAGGCCTGTACGCAGCTCGGCGCATTCTCAAGAAGATGCGCTACGGCGAGGCGACCGTCACGGTCGTCGACCCCCGGTCGTACATGACCTACCAGCCCTTCCTCCCCGAAGCCGCCGCCGGCAGCATCTCCCCTCGGCACGTCGTCGTCCCGTTGCGACGCGTCCTGCCCAAGGCGGAGGTCCTCACCGGCCGGGTCACCACCATCGACCAGGACCGCAAGGTCGCCACGATCGCCCCCCTCGTGGGCGAGGCGTACGAGCTGCCTTTCGACTACCTCGTCATCGCGATGGGCGCGGTCTCCCGCACCTTCCCGATCCCCGGCCTCGCCGAACAGGGCATCGGCATGAAGGGCATCGAGGAGTCCATCGGCCTGCGCAACCACGTCCTTGAGCAGCTCGACAAGGCCGACTCCACCACCGACGAGGAGATCCGCCGCAAGGCGCTCACCTTCGTCTTCGTCGGCGGCGGCTTCGCCGGCGCGGAGACCATCGGTGAGGTCGAGGACATGGCCCGGGACGCGGCCAAGTACTACACCAACGTCTCCCGCGAGGACATGCGCTTCGTCCTCGTCGACGCCGCCGACAAGATCCTCCCGGAGGTCGGCCCCAAGCTCGGCCTCTACGGCAAGGAGCACCTGGAGAGCCGCGGGATCGAGATCTACCTCTCGACCTCGATGGACTCCTGCGTCGACGGCCACGTCGTGCTGAAGAACGGCCTTGAGGTCGACTCCAACACGATCGTGTGGACGGCCGGCGTCAAGCCGAACCCCGTTCTCTCCCGCTTCGGCCTCCCGCTCGGCCCGCGCGGTCACGTCGACGCCCAGCCGACCCTCCAGGTCACCGGCACCGACTACGTCTGGGCCGCCGGCGACAACGCCCAGGTCCCCGACATCGCCGCCCGCAAGGCCGGCGTCGAGAACGCCTGGTGCCCGCCGAACGCCCAGCACGCGCTGCGCCAGGCGAAGGTCCTCGGCGACAACGTGATCTCCGGTATGCGGGGCTTCCCGCAGAAGGAGTACTCGCACGCCAACAAGGGTGCGGTCGCCGGTCTCGGCCTGCACAAGGGCGTCGCGATGATCGTCATGGGCAAGGTGAAGATCAAGGTCAAGGGCCGTCTCGCCTGGTACATGCACCGCGGCTACCACGGTCTGGCCATGCCGACCTGGAACCGCAAGATCCGCGTCTTCGCCGACTGGACGCTCGCGATGTTCCTCAAGCGCGAGGTCGTGTCGCTCGGCGCCATGGAGAACCCCCGCGAGGAGTTCTACGAGGCCGCCAAGCCGGCGCCGGCTCCGGCCGCCGCCGCGAAGTCCGAGGAGAAGGCCAAGGCCTCCTGA